A region from the Candidatus Margulisiibacteriota bacterium genome encodes:
- the cysE gene encoding serine O-acetyltransferase encodes MIDNIIAAFRGDPAAKNIFEVLLYQGIHAIWLHRIAHFLWNLGLPFFPRLISQISRFLTGIEIHPGAKIGKYFFIDHGMGVVIGETAEIGDNVIIYHQVTLGGTGKEKGKRHPTVGNNVIIGAGAKVLGAIKIGNNCKIGADAVVIKDVPNNSTIVGDIGRIVSKKDKNQLLDFDQANLPDPIAKTFTRLIQRITKLEHKIRELEEKYEKNPDIQHTQR; translated from the coding sequence ATGATAGACAATATAATAGCCGCTTTTCGAGGCGATCCTGCGGCAAAAAACATTTTTGAAGTATTACTTTACCAAGGTATTCATGCAATCTGGCTTCACCGGATAGCTCATTTTCTCTGGAATTTAGGACTACCTTTTTTCCCCCGGTTAATATCACAAATCAGCAGATTCCTTACCGGTATCGAAATACATCCCGGCGCGAAGATCGGAAAGTATTTTTTTATTGACCATGGTATGGGCGTTGTTATCGGAGAGACTGCCGAAATAGGCGACAATGTTATCATTTACCATCAAGTAACCTTAGGGGGCACAGGTAAAGAAAAAGGCAAACGACATCCTACCGTCGGAAATAACGTAATAATTGGCGCCGGAGCGAAAGTCCTTGGAGCAATAAAAATAGGAAACAACTGTAAAATCGGCGCTGATGCCGTGGTGATTAAGGATGTCCCGAACAATTCAACCATTGTAGGTGATATAGGTAGAATTGTAAGTAAAAAAGATAAAAATCAACTACTCGACTTTGACCAGGCAAATCTTCCTGACCCGATAGCAAAAACATTCACGAGACTGATCCAGCGAATAACTAAGCTTGAGCACAAGATACGCGAACTGGAGGAAAAGTATGAAAAAAATCCTGATATACAACACACTCAAAGGTAA
- the leuB gene encoding 3-isopropylmalate dehydrogenase, producing the protein MNIKLCVLPGDGIGPEIIKQALKVLKKIEIQYKHTFTTTNALIGGAAIDAFNTPLPQETIEKCKKSDAVLLGAVGGPKWDSIEKSIRPERGLLGIRKELDVFANLRPAFLFEELKTASYLKPEVIGKGIDIMVVRELTSGVYFGVPKGEEIRNGERVAYNTMMYSESEIRRVTKLSFEIAMQRGKKLCSVDKANVLDVSQLWRDVVIEVSKNYPAVELSHMYVDNAAMQLVRNPGQFDVIVTSNLFGDILSDEASMITGSIGMLPSASLGNSKPALYEPIHGSAPDIAGQDKANPLATILSVAMMLRYSFTLETEAKHIEKAITNVLAQGYRTGDIMETGKKLVGCEEMGNLVAENI; encoded by the coding sequence ATGAATATAAAGCTATGTGTATTACCAGGCGATGGAATCGGACCTGAAATTATAAAACAAGCATTAAAAGTGCTTAAGAAAATTGAGATTCAATACAAGCATACCTTCACAACGACAAATGCCCTGATTGGTGGTGCGGCAATTGATGCTTTCAATACTCCACTCCCTCAAGAAACTATCGAGAAATGCAAAAAATCAGATGCAGTCCTCCTTGGTGCTGTAGGTGGTCCGAAATGGGACTCTATTGAAAAATCAATTCGTCCTGAACGAGGACTTCTTGGAATAAGAAAAGAATTAGATGTATTTGCAAACTTGCGTCCGGCCTTTCTTTTTGAAGAACTTAAAACAGCATCCTACTTAAAACCTGAAGTCATCGGAAAAGGCATCGATATTATGGTAGTACGAGAGCTCACAAGCGGTGTTTATTTCGGGGTCCCTAAGGGTGAAGAAATCCGGAATGGCGAAAGAGTTGCCTATAATACAATGATGTACTCAGAAAGCGAAATACGCCGAGTAACTAAGCTATCTTTCGAAATAGCCATGCAACGAGGGAAAAAACTATGCTCTGTTGATAAAGCAAATGTGCTCGATGTTTCTCAATTATGGAGAGACGTCGTGATAGAAGTCTCAAAAAACTATCCTGCAGTTGAGTTATCGCACATGTATGTCGATAATGCAGCAATGCAACTTGTCAGAAATCCAGGACAGTTCGATGTTATTGTTACTTCGAACCTGTTTGGAGACATTCTCTCCGACGAGGCTTCGATGATCACCGGTTCTATCGGAATGCTTCCATCGGCCTCACTTGGCAATAGCAAACCTGCTCTCTATGAACCGATTCACGGATCAGCACCCGATATAGCCGGGCAAGACAAAGCCAATCCGTTAGCGACCATTCTTTCTGTGGCAATGATGCTCAGATATTCCTTTACGCTGGAAACAGAGGCAAAACATATCGAAAAGGCAATTACCAATGTACTGGCACAAGGCTACCGGACAGGGGATATCATGGAAACAGGCAAAAAGCTTGTCGGATGTGAAGAAATGGGAAATCTTGTAGCCGAAAACATTTAA
- a CDS encoding cysteine--tRNA ligase gives MLIYNTLKGKKEEFVPATPPRVSMYVCGVTVYDYCHIGHGRAYTVFDTIRRFLEYTGYNVIYIQNFTDIDDKIIKRAKELQSQWQEISTKFIDEYFVDMDSLNIQRATSYPKATEHIEDMIAMITTLVNKHYAYEIEGSVYFSVRSFPEYGKLSGRNLEDMQAGARVEVDTRKQHPMDFALWKKAADDEPGWASPWGKGRPGWHIECSAMSIKYLGPTFDIHGGGADLIFPHHENEIAQTEACSGKPFARYWVHNGFVNINKEKMSKSLGNFFTIREVLNDYKPEELRLFYLMTHYRKPINYSIEYLDDAKKALERLYNALYLKGTSPKGNNELTTIEKSFDEAMSDDFNTAQALGVLFELAKYINKALDTDAQLLLKKLGNILGILYQAKEENGILEKDIHILIEERNAARKNKNFARADEIRIALEKQGIILEDTPQGVRWKKK, from the coding sequence ATCCTGATATACAACACACTCAAAGGTAAAAAAGAAGAATTTGTCCCGGCTACCCCTCCCCGGGTTTCAATGTACGTGTGCGGAGTTACCGTCTATGACTATTGCCACATTGGCCATGGCAGAGCCTATACCGTATTTGATACAATAAGACGATTCTTAGAATACACAGGCTATAACGTTATCTACATTCAGAACTTTACTGATATTGACGACAAAATAATTAAACGGGCAAAAGAACTTCAGTCGCAGTGGCAAGAAATATCAACAAAGTTTATCGATGAGTACTTTGTTGATATGGACAGCCTTAATATTCAGCGTGCAACTTCTTATCCCAAAGCCACAGAACATATCGAAGACATGATCGCAATGATTACAACGCTGGTTAATAAGCACTACGCTTACGAAATCGAGGGAAGTGTTTACTTTTCGGTCAGAAGCTTTCCTGAATACGGAAAACTCTCAGGAAGAAATCTGGAGGATATGCAAGCCGGCGCTCGAGTCGAAGTCGATACAAGGAAACAACATCCGATGGACTTTGCGTTATGGAAAAAAGCGGCGGATGATGAACCAGGATGGGCTAGCCCCTGGGGAAAAGGAAGGCCGGGGTGGCATATTGAGTGCTCAGCTATGTCGATTAAATATCTTGGACCAACCTTCGATATTCACGGGGGTGGAGCTGATCTTATTTTCCCTCACCATGAAAATGAAATTGCCCAGACAGAAGCCTGCTCGGGAAAGCCCTTCGCACGATATTGGGTCCATAACGGTTTCGTTAATATAAACAAAGAAAAAATGTCCAAGTCTCTAGGTAATTTCTTTACTATCCGGGAAGTGCTTAATGATTATAAACCGGAAGAACTACGCCTCTTTTATCTCATGACCCATTACCGGAAACCGATTAACTATAGCATTGAGTATCTTGATGACGCGAAAAAGGCACTCGAAAGACTTTATAACGCCCTATATTTAAAAGGCACTTCCCCGAAAGGGAATAATGAACTAACAACAATCGAGAAAAGCTTTGACGAAGCTATGTCTGATGACTTTAATACAGCACAAGCGCTCGGAGTTCTCTTTGAACTTGCCAAATATATAAACAAAGCGCTTGATACTGATGCCCAGTTACTGCTGAAAAAACTCGGGAATATTCTGGGAATACTTTATCAAGCGAAAGAAGAAAACGGAATTTTGGAAAAAGACATCCACATACTCATTGAAGAAAGAAACGCTGCCAGGAAAAACAAAAATTTTGCGCGAGCTGACGAAATCAGGATTGCGTTAGAAAAGCAAGGCATCATACTAGAAGATACCCCGCAGGGTGTTCGCTGGAAAAAGAAATAA
- the lysA gene encoding diaminopimelate decarboxylase → MGNRPVTTKIDEKGHLEIGGCDLSELVKKYQSPLWVLDKETILNFCNRYKTSFSKYYDNFLPLFASKALCTIATTQIIDKEGFGFDVVSGGELYTVLRAGVNPEKIYFHGNNKAVDELELAIESNVGRIVVDNTYELERIEQIAAAKNKTVSILFRITPEVDAHTHEFIQTGQLDSKFGVNKPQVVSVIRQALTCKHISIVGIHAHIGSQIFDVEPFEVATKKLCELALDIRNNCGLSLQEINVGGGLGIKYLKEDDPSDIELFAETICKTLQQFCIEYAYPLPKLIIEPGRSTIANAGITLYTIGSVKDIPGIRTYIAIDGGMADNPRPLMYDAKYEAVIANKASLSGTNTYTIAGKFCESGDIIIKNILLPKVEIGDIICIFTTGAYNYSMSSNYNRFRKPAMVLLDNGNCTEILKRETYEDIIRNDIYLSKE, encoded by the coding sequence ATGGGAAACAGACCGGTAACAACTAAAATCGATGAAAAAGGCCACCTTGAAATTGGCGGTTGCGATCTTTCGGAACTCGTTAAAAAGTATCAATCTCCGCTCTGGGTCCTTGATAAAGAAACCATCTTGAATTTTTGCAACAGGTACAAAACTTCTTTCAGTAAATATTACGATAATTTCTTGCCGCTCTTTGCCAGTAAAGCATTGTGCACTATAGCGACAACGCAGATAATTGATAAGGAAGGCTTTGGATTTGATGTTGTTTCCGGAGGTGAACTCTATACAGTTTTGCGTGCCGGAGTTAATCCGGAGAAAATCTATTTTCATGGTAACAATAAAGCTGTAGATGAACTGGAATTGGCAATTGAATCAAATGTCGGACGAATAGTTGTTGATAATACATATGAACTCGAACGAATAGAACAGATTGCCGCAGCTAAAAATAAAACAGTCTCGATCCTGTTTCGAATAACACCGGAAGTTGACGCGCATACCCATGAATTTATCCAAACCGGACAGCTTGATTCGAAATTCGGTGTCAATAAACCCCAGGTTGTAAGTGTAATACGACAAGCTTTGACCTGTAAGCATATATCGATTGTCGGGATACATGCCCATATCGGATCACAAATTTTCGATGTCGAGCCATTTGAAGTGGCAACAAAAAAGCTTTGCGAATTAGCACTTGATATCAGGAATAATTGTGGACTTTCACTTCAGGAAATTAACGTTGGTGGCGGACTTGGCATCAAATACCTGAAGGAAGACGATCCTTCTGATATCGAACTTTTTGCCGAAACCATATGTAAAACCCTTCAGCAATTCTGTATAGAATATGCCTACCCGCTTCCTAAATTGATTATCGAACCCGGAAGGTCTACTATAGCAAATGCTGGAATTACACTGTACACAATCGGCTCCGTAAAAGACATACCCGGAATTAGAACTTACATTGCTATTGATGGCGGTATGGCAGATAATCCCAGACCATTAATGTATGATGCGAAATACGAAGCCGTAATAGCGAACAAAGCATCTTTGTCCGGAACAAATACCTATACTATTGCAGGAAAATTTTGCGAATCCGGTGATATAATAATAAAAAATATACTCTTACCAAAAGTGGAAATAGGGGATATTATATGTATCTTTACTACAGGTGCTTATAACTATTCTATGTCTTCGAATTATAATCGGTTCCGCAAACCGGCGATGGTACTTTTGGATAACGGGAACTGCACAGAAATCCTTAAACGCGAAACATATGAGGACATAATAAGGAATGATATCTATTTAAGTAAGGAATAA
- the folE gene encoding GTP cyclohydrolase I FolE translates to MNIDRHRIENAVKEILAAIGEDVNRPELLDTPARVACMYEEVFSCTRKDLHDTVSVILEPHGEQMIVVKDITFYSMCEHHLVPFFGKAHIVYIPKENRITGFSKLCTLVESAAKRPQLQERMTTQIADVLMNVLEPQGVMVVIEAEHLCMSMRGVKKPGTKTTTSAIRGLFYEDASARAEALTLIK, encoded by the coding sequence ATGAACATTGACAGACATCGGATTGAAAACGCAGTCAAAGAAATACTTGCTGCGATCGGAGAAGACGTTAATCGCCCCGAACTGCTCGATACCCCAGCACGTGTGGCCTGTATGTATGAAGAGGTGTTCTCTTGCACACGAAAGGACCTCCATGATACGGTATCCGTGATCCTTGAACCACACGGAGAACAAATGATCGTTGTTAAAGATATTACCTTTTATTCAATGTGCGAACATCATCTTGTACCGTTTTTTGGCAAAGCCCACATCGTTTATATCCCGAAAGAGAATAGAATTACCGGTTTCTCGAAACTGTGCACTCTGGTAGAATCCGCAGCAAAACGTCCACAGCTTCAAGAAAGAATGACAACACAAATCGCCGATGTATTAATGAATGTGCTTGAACCACAAGGTGTCATGGTCGTCATTGAAGCAGAACATCTCTGCATGAGTATGCGCGGAGTTAAAAAACCAGGAACAAAAACAACAACCTCAGCAATCCGCGGATTATTCTACGAAGATGCCTCTGCACGAGCAGAAGCGTTAACATTGATTAAGTAA
- the purU gene encoding formyltetrahydrofolate deformylase: MKTATLLINCPDKTGIVAKISNFLFINNCNIVESDQYSTGHEGGHFFMRVQFAYNDVHLDKTLISERAGIIATELKAHWELFFDDEKKKVGILVSKHDHCLLDILYRWRTGELFIDIPLVISNHDEVRPIVEAYGIPYYFIPVNQYKENQEKEILNLVKTSTDVLVLARYMQILTDTFLANYGKKIINIHHSFLPSFKGAEPYKQAWVKGVKVIGATAHYVSSQLDEGSIIAQEVITVSHKDNVIRLTQKGRDIEKLVMAQALRAHIDNKIIEHDNKTIVFD, encoded by the coding sequence ATGAAAACAGCTACACTACTAATCAACTGCCCGGATAAAACAGGAATTGTCGCAAAGATCTCTAATTTTCTGTTTATCAATAACTGCAACATAGTCGAATCAGACCAGTACTCAACCGGGCATGAAGGCGGGCATTTCTTTATGCGAGTCCAGTTCGCTTATAATGACGTGCACCTGGACAAAACCCTTATTTCTGAAAGAGCGGGTATAATAGCGACTGAGCTCAAAGCTCACTGGGAACTTTTCTTCGATGATGAAAAGAAAAAAGTCGGTATATTAGTTTCAAAACATGATCACTGTTTGCTCGATATCTTGTATCGATGGAGGACCGGAGAGTTATTTATTGATATCCCTCTCGTAATCAGCAATCACGACGAGGTACGACCGATAGTCGAAGCTTACGGCATACCCTATTACTTTATCCCAGTAAACCAGTACAAAGAAAACCAGGAAAAAGAAATACTTAACCTGGTGAAAACATCTACCGATGTCCTTGTTCTAGCAAGGTATATGCAGATACTAACAGATACATTCCTTGCGAACTATGGAAAAAAGATCATTAATATCCACCATAGTTTTTTGCCTTCTTTTAAGGGAGCTGAGCCGTATAAACAAGCTTGGGTAAAAGGTGTCAAAGTCATCGGAGCAACCGCCCATTATGTATCATCACAGCTTGATGAAGGTTCTATTATCGCTCAGGAAGTTATTACCGTAAGCCATAAGGACAATGTCATAAGGCTTACACAAAAAGGCCGGGATATCGAAAAACTGGTAATGGCCCAAGCATTGAGAGCGCATATCGACAACAAAATAATCGAACATGATAATAAAACAATTGTCTTCGATTAG
- a CDS encoding TIGR00159 family protein — translation MPSHIIQLLFKQHYISLIDVIDIFFTYLLIYYTLLWLQRTRAFQLLKGLGVLFVVYVLTNFIGLYTIDWLMQKLITFFFIVLIVVFQPELRSALEKIGRQSFFSSLFKDAEKPKTGFLQQIIKSVHYLSENKKGALIVLERLTGLNEYVESGVLIDAIVSSELLTSIFIYKNPIHDGAVIIRNNRLSAAGCLLPLTESRVLDKRLGTRHRAALGLTEQSDALVIVVSEETGIISIAENGTLTRYLSKETLEERLFSSYKTADQENQKQFSRFFKRYSVT, via the coding sequence ATGCCTAGTCACATCATTCAATTATTATTTAAACAGCACTATATAAGTCTTATTGATGTTATCGACATATTCTTCACATATCTGCTTATTTACTATACGCTTTTATGGCTTCAAAGAACAAGAGCGTTCCAACTGTTAAAAGGACTAGGCGTGTTGTTTGTCGTCTACGTACTTACTAATTTCATCGGGCTTTATACCATTGACTGGTTAATGCAGAAGTTGATCACCTTTTTCTTCATTGTGCTAATAGTTGTCTTTCAGCCGGAACTCCGAAGCGCCTTAGAGAAAATTGGAAGGCAGAGTTTCTTTTCCTCACTTTTCAAGGACGCCGAAAAGCCAAAAACCGGGTTTCTCCAGCAGATAATTAAGAGTGTCCATTATTTATCTGAAAACAAAAAAGGTGCACTCATCGTACTTGAGAGACTAACCGGTCTTAATGAGTATGTGGAATCAGGAGTGCTCATCGATGCCATCGTTTCTTCGGAACTGCTCACATCAATCTTTATATATAAAAACCCGATCCATGATGGTGCGGTTATCATACGTAACAACAGGCTAAGTGCTGCCGGTTGTTTATTACCGCTAACAGAAAGCAGAGTTCTCGACAAACGACTGGGAACCAGACATCGAGCAGCACTAGGACTTACCGAACAATCAGATGCGCTGGTTATCGTTGTTTCTGAAGAAACCGGAATTATTTCTATTGCGGAAAATGGTACGCTTACGAGGTACCTATCAAAAGAAACCTTAGAAGAAAGACTATTTTCCAGCTACAAAACAGCTGATCAAGAAAACCAAAAGCAGTTTTCTCGATTCTTTAAAAGATATTCTGTTACCTAA
- a CDS encoding citramalate synthase encodes MGNKVYLFDTTLRDGEQGKGISFTIDDKIKIAKLLDSIEIDYIEGGWPASNPKAAQFFQAMQHIKLHHSKLVAFGSTRRAKNPAASDPNLKAIVNAKVPAAAIFGKTWDLHATEILKISLDENLELIYDSIKFLKDARMEVFFDAEHFFDGYKKNPAYALQAIGAAQQAGADVLVLCDTNGGTLPFEIAKIIEEIKPQIKTPIGIHAHNDSELAVANSITAIQHGAIQVQGTFNGYGERCGNANICSIIPILKIKMGIDCINGNNLTQLTRLSHHISEIANLVPNDSLPFVGKNSFAHKAGIHVDAVLKNPESYEHMDPRLVGNKQDVTISELAGISNLVYKAQALGIEIDKNNPQIKELIKQIKEMENKGYTFEEGEASFELLLRRSFGLYKRFFTLEGFRVIDEKRNHDDAVIVEATIKISFNDKIYHTAAEGNGPVSALDNALRKALESIYPSLKTLHLTDYKVRVLDSAEGTGALVRVLIESTDGSDSWGTVGVGTNLIEASWNALIDSIEYKLLKDEKNGKQTGNN; translated from the coding sequence ATGGGCAATAAAGTTTATCTATTTGATACAACCTTACGCGACGGAGAACAAGGGAAAGGAATTTCTTTTACTATCGACGATAAAATTAAAATTGCCAAGCTGCTGGACAGCATAGAGATTGATTATATCGAAGGTGGCTGGCCTGCGTCAAATCCCAAAGCAGCACAATTCTTTCAAGCGATGCAGCATATAAAACTGCATCATTCGAAACTCGTAGCTTTCGGCAGCACACGAAGGGCGAAAAACCCGGCTGCAAGTGACCCAAACCTTAAAGCAATTGTTAACGCGAAGGTTCCGGCGGCGGCTATCTTCGGCAAAACATGGGACCTTCACGCAACAGAAATCCTTAAGATATCGCTAGACGAAAACCTCGAATTGATTTATGACTCGATCAAGTTTCTGAAAGATGCCAGAATGGAAGTCTTTTTTGATGCCGAACATTTTTTTGATGGTTATAAAAAAAATCCTGCATATGCCCTCCAAGCGATAGGAGCAGCACAGCAAGCAGGCGCGGACGTATTAGTGCTTTGCGATACAAACGGAGGAACCTTACCGTTTGAAATTGCGAAAATTATTGAAGAAATTAAACCCCAGATTAAAACTCCGATTGGGATACATGCGCATAATGATTCAGAGTTAGCCGTTGCAAACTCAATTACGGCAATACAGCATGGCGCAATCCAAGTTCAAGGAACTTTCAATGGATATGGAGAGCGTTGCGGCAATGCCAACATATGTTCGATCATACCTATTTTAAAAATAAAAATGGGTATTGACTGTATAAATGGCAACAACCTTACTCAGCTAACTAGGCTTTCACATCATATCTCTGAAATTGCAAACCTGGTACCAAATGACAGCCTTCCCTTTGTCGGAAAAAATTCGTTTGCACATAAAGCCGGGATACACGTCGATGCAGTCCTGAAAAACCCTGAATCTTATGAACATATGGACCCACGTCTGGTAGGCAACAAGCAGGATGTCACGATCTCTGAACTGGCTGGCATCAGCAACTTAGTCTATAAAGCTCAAGCATTGGGCATTGAGATCGACAAAAACAATCCGCAGATCAAAGAACTCATAAAGCAGATCAAAGAAATGGAAAATAAAGGGTATACCTTTGAAGAAGGAGAAGCCTCATTTGAGCTTTTACTTCGAAGATCATTTGGACTATATAAGAGGTTTTTTACATTAGAAGGGTTTCGGGTAATCGATGAAAAACGGAACCATGATGATGCAGTAATAGTTGAAGCGACTATAAAGATTAGCTTTAATGACAAAATCTATCATACTGCCGCCGAAGGTAACGGACCGGTAAGCGCTTTAGATAACGCACTGCGTAAAGCACTTGAATCGATCTACCCTTCATTAAAAACTCTCCATCTTACAGACTACAAGGTCCGTGTGCTCGATAGCGCTGAAGGCACAGGCGCACTGGTAAGAGTGTTGATAGAATCGACAGACGGAAGCGATTCCTGGGGCACCGTCGGAGTAGGAACAAACCTCATAGAAGCCAGTTGGAATGCATTAATTGATAGTATAGAATATAAACTGCTGAAGGATGAGAAAAATGGGAAACAGACCGGTAACAACTAA
- the panB gene encoding 3-methyl-2-oxobutanoate hydroxymethyltransferase, with protein MVRITISDLNNLKEKKQKIVMLTAYNYPFAKIIDKTPTHIILVGDSLGMTSLGYDSTIPVTMEDMCSATSAVARGSASKLIVADMPFLSYQTSIETAVENAGRIMRAGAHAVKIEGAEHIPAIQAIINAGIPVMGHLGFTPQSVNKLGGFKVQGTTAEAVKILVQHAQILKEAGVFALVLEMVPAQAARELTTAIDIVTLGIGAGIHVDGQVLVTDDLIGLFDKFKPKFVKQYTNISKTIEEAITTFNSEVQENQFPNNKHSY; from the coding sequence ATGGTTCGAATAACTATTTCTGATCTCAACAATTTAAAAGAAAAAAAACAAAAAATAGTAATGCTTACTGCTTACAATTATCCATTTGCAAAAATTATAGACAAGACGCCAACACATATTATTCTTGTTGGAGATTCGCTGGGGATGACTTCTCTGGGCTACGATTCAACAATTCCTGTTACGATGGAAGATATGTGTAGCGCTACGAGTGCTGTTGCCCGCGGCTCGGCCAGCAAGTTAATCGTTGCTGATATGCCCTTCTTATCTTACCAGACAAGTATCGAAACGGCTGTCGAAAATGCAGGGAGAATCATGAGAGCTGGCGCTCACGCGGTAAAGATCGAAGGGGCAGAACATATTCCCGCGATCCAGGCAATTATAAATGCCGGAATTCCTGTTATGGGTCATTTAGGATTCACGCCTCAATCGGTTAATAAACTTGGCGGTTTCAAAGTCCAGGGGACAACTGCCGAGGCAGTCAAAATACTGGTACAACATGCACAGATTTTGAAAGAGGCCGGAGTGTTCGCACTAGTATTAGAAATGGTCCCAGCGCAAGCAGCGCGCGAGCTCACGACCGCTATTGACATTGTTACCCTTGGCATCGGAGCAGGAATCCATGTCGACGGACAAGTGCTGGTAACAGATGATCTTATTGGGCTGTTCGATAAATTCAAACCGAAATTCGTTAAACAATACACCAATATCAGCAAAACAATTGAGGAGGCAATTACTACATTCAATAGCGAAGTTCAGGAAAATCAATTTCCAAATAACAAACATTCATATTGA
- a CDS encoding deoxyhypusine synthase (transforms a conserved lysine residue of initiation factor 5A into deoxyhypusine): protein MYMSENQGETYKLEITDQEYIDKKKEILSQQVEFIDLEKPTTIAQLVESYGKMSIQARNIGKCTEVFQSMLQDEERPTIMLGIAGPLIAAGLRKVIRDMIMFGLVDVVVSTGAILYQDFYQATGGRHFIGSPEADDTVLRDLLIDRIYDTYVDEEKFWKTDIWLGHFADTLEPRPYSTREFLHKLGSIVEDNGSILRAAYEKGIPVFAPAINDSSIGIGLTDHYYRMRKENRPHMSIDSIRDNYELTQIVVNSKRTSAFYVAGGVPKNYINDSVVMAYIFGMETGGHKYALQVTTDVPHWGGLSGSTLDEATSWGKINTKAYRAMAFVEPSVSLPLIVGSALERKWAEKRSKIQYSWDDDKLTSISYK from the coding sequence ATGTATATGTCAGAAAATCAGGGTGAAACTTATAAATTAGAAATAACTGATCAAGAATATATAGATAAGAAAAAAGAGATTCTTTCTCAACAGGTAGAATTTATTGATTTAGAAAAACCGACCACAATTGCTCAGCTTGTTGAAAGTTATGGCAAGATGTCTATACAAGCTCGTAATATCGGGAAATGCACAGAGGTTTTTCAATCTATGCTTCAAGACGAAGAGCGACCGACAATAATGCTAGGCATCGCCGGACCGCTTATTGCCGCAGGCCTGCGAAAAGTTATTCGCGATATGATTATGTTCGGTCTCGTCGATGTTGTTGTTTCGACCGGTGCGATTCTTTACCAGGATTTTTATCAGGCAACCGGGGGAAGACATTTTATTGGTAGCCCTGAAGCTGATGACACGGTATTAAGAGATTTGCTTATTGATAGGATCTACGATACCTACGTTGATGAAGAGAAGTTCTGGAAAACTGATATATGGCTAGGTCATTTTGCCGATACCCTTGAGCCAAGACCATATTCAACAAGAGAGTTTTTACATAAATTAGGAAGTATTGTTGAAGATAATGGTTCGATCTTGCGAGCTGCCTACGAGAAAGGTATTCCGGTTTTTGCGCCGGCAATCAATGACTCCAGTATAGGTATCGGGCTTACCGACCACTATTATCGAATGAGAAAAGAAAATAGACCTCATATGTCGATCGATTCTATTCGAGATAATTACGAACTTACCCAGATAGTTGTTAATTCTAAACGCACATCAGCTTTTTATGTCGCCGGCGGTGTTCCGAAGAATTATATTAATGACTCTGTTGTAATGGCATATATCTTCGGCATGGAAACCGGCGGACATAAATATGCGCTTCAGGTAACGACAGACGTTCCTCATTGGGGTGGCTTGTCAGGAAGCACGCTTGATGAAGCGACCAGCTGGGGAAAAATCAATACCAAGGCGTACCGGGCTATGGCTTTTGTAGAGCCATCGGTTTCATTACCGCTGATTGTAGGTTCTGCGCTTGAAAGAAAATGGGCAGAGAAACGATCAAAAATTCAGTATTCATGGGATGATGATAAACTGACGAGTATTTCTTATAAATAG